A section of the Malus sylvestris chromosome 17, drMalSylv7.2, whole genome shotgun sequence genome encodes:
- the LOC126609896 gene encoding BTB/POZ domain-containing protein At3g22104 isoform X1, giving the protein MEVHCDLEVDVNGEESFMVDKRILASYSGKLSKLLGKSKASSRNLKVVFHDFPGGAESFKLISRFCYNNGSIYITPSNISLLYCAAQFMEMNNSVARKHNLLEKAEKSFQDIRYWSWSELLTALKQCQDLLPVANSLSLVEKCLDTLITRLPLTSEASPCPSTSSPDSSGIRFSCDTRSTESLKTSFSRTPWWFEDLLVLGPNLVEMLVKAMVSRKLDHVIISRFLFYYQKSKFYTVKSDTKRTIAETVIEMLYMLDQSCVSCKSLFGILRVSLNFNLNRSIRNKLENMIGSQLDQATLDNLLVPSPQGINYLYDVSLVLRFLKSFLRDGGTCQASPIRLRKVSGLIDLYIAEVAPDPCLKPSKFLALAIALPDSARDSYDELYHAIDMYLQVHAGLSEDKKMKICCVLNYEKLSAETCIHLSKNTKFPSKSAVQALVSQQSKLKKLLQTPNNFNSHATSPYSATTEAKNWGLRKDDANEQHVLYAGKLGLSTDNEKLRAHVQGMQCRVMELEKVCKKMQSQMAKFTKSKASSHSHTRSLPKLCS; this is encoded by the exons ATGGAAGTTCATTGTGATCTTGAAGTTGATGTCAATGGGGAAGAGTCTTTCATGGTGGACAAG agaATTCTTGCCTCCTACTCTGGCAAATTGAGCAAATTACTTGGAAAATCAAAAGCCTCCTCAAGAAATCTTAAAGTGGTATTCCATGACTTTCCGGGAGGAGCGGAGAGTTTCAAGCTGATTTCAAGGTTTTGTTACAACAATGGCAGCATTTACATAACTCCTTCCAACATTTCCCTCCTTTACTGCGCTGCGCAGTTCATGGAAATGAACAATTCTGTCGCCAGAAAACATAATTTGTTAGAAAAAGCGGAGAAATCATTTCAAGATATCAGGTATTGGTCATGGTCTGAGCTTTTGACGGCTTTGAAGCAGTGCCAGGATTTGCTTCCGGTTGcgaattctttgagtctagttgagAAATGCTTGGATACCCTCATTACGAGATTGCCTTTGACAAGCGAAGCAAGTCCTTGTCCTTCGACTTCATCCCCCGATAGCTCCGGTATTCGGTTTTCATGTGATACTAGAAGCACTGAGAGTTTGAAAACTAGCTTCTCTCGCACACCCTGGTGGTTCGAGGATCTTCTAGTTTTAGGTCCAAATTTGGTTGAAATGCTTGTCAAGGCCATGGTTTCGCGAAAACTCGATCATGTTATCATTAGTAGGTTCCTCTTTTATTACCAGAAATCGAAGTTTTACACGGTCAAATCCGATACAAAGCGCACCATTGCTGAAACGGTCATTGAGATGCTGTATATGCTTGATCAGAGCTGTGTTTCATGCAAGAGCTTATTCGGGATTCTTCGAGTTTCGCTGAATTTTAACTTAAACAGAAGTATCAGGAATAAGTTGGAGAATATGATTGGTTCACAGCTAGATCAAGCAACATTGGACAATTTGCTTGTTCCATCCCCACAAGGAATCAATTACTTGTATGATGTCAGTCTTGTTCTAAGGTTTTTGAAATCATTTCTGCGTGATGGAGGAACCTGTCAAGCCTCTCCAATCCGATTAAGGAAAGTTTCTGGCTTGATTGATTTGTATATAGCAGAAGTAGCCCCAGATCCTTGTTTGAAGCCTTCAAAGTTTCTGGCTTTAGCTATAGCCCTGCCAGATTCGGCAAGAGACTCCTATGATGAGCTCTACCATGCCATAGACATGTATCTACAG GTGCACGCAGGATTGTCCGAAGACAAAAAGATGAAAATATGTTGTGTACTGAACTATGAGAAGCTCTCGGCAGAGACTTGCATACACCTTTCAAAGAACACAAAATTTCCATCAAAATCTGCAGTCCAAGCTCTTGTCTCTCAGCAATCCAAGCTCAAAAAGTTACTCCAAACACCCAACAACTTTAATTCCCATGCCACCTCCCCTTATAGCGCCACTACTGAGGCAAAAAATTGGGGATTAAGGAAAGATGATGCCAACGAACAACATGTGCTTTATGCCGGAAAACTCGGTCTCTCAACTGACAACGAGAAGCTCAGAGCACATGTGCAAGGCATGCAATGCAGGGTCATGGAATTGGAGAAAGTTTGCAAGAAAATGCAATCTCAAATGGCAAAGTTTACAAAATCGAAAGCATCAAGCCACAGCCATACAAGATCTTTGCCCAAACTTTGTTCATGA
- the LOC126609896 gene encoding BTB/POZ domain-containing protein At3g22104 isoform X2: protein MEMNNSVARKHNLLEKAEKSFQDIRYWSWSELLTALKQCQDLLPVANSLSLVEKCLDTLITRLPLTSEASPCPSTSSPDSSGIRFSCDTRSTESLKTSFSRTPWWFEDLLVLGPNLVEMLVKAMVSRKLDHVIISRFLFYYQKSKFYTVKSDTKRTIAETVIEMLYMLDQSCVSCKSLFGILRVSLNFNLNRSIRNKLENMIGSQLDQATLDNLLVPSPQGINYLYDVSLVLRFLKSFLRDGGTCQASPIRLRKVSGLIDLYIAEVAPDPCLKPSKFLALAIALPDSARDSYDELYHAIDMYLQVHAGLSEDKKMKICCVLNYEKLSAETCIHLSKNTKFPSKSAVQALVSQQSKLKKLLQTPNNFNSHATSPYSATTEAKNWGLRKDDANEQHVLYAGKLGLSTDNEKLRAHVQGMQCRVMELEKVCKKMQSQMAKFTKSKASSHSHTRSLPKLCS, encoded by the exons ATGGAAATGAACAATTCTGTCGCCAGAAAACATAATTTGTTAGAAAAAGCGGAGAAATCATTTCAAGATATCAGGTATTGGTCATGGTCTGAGCTTTTGACGGCTTTGAAGCAGTGCCAGGATTTGCTTCCGGTTGcgaattctttgagtctagttgagAAATGCTTGGATACCCTCATTACGAGATTGCCTTTGACAAGCGAAGCAAGTCCTTGTCCTTCGACTTCATCCCCCGATAGCTCCGGTATTCGGTTTTCATGTGATACTAGAAGCACTGAGAGTTTGAAAACTAGCTTCTCTCGCACACCCTGGTGGTTCGAGGATCTTCTAGTTTTAGGTCCAAATTTGGTTGAAATGCTTGTCAAGGCCATGGTTTCGCGAAAACTCGATCATGTTATCATTAGTAGGTTCCTCTTTTATTACCAGAAATCGAAGTTTTACACGGTCAAATCCGATACAAAGCGCACCATTGCTGAAACGGTCATTGAGATGCTGTATATGCTTGATCAGAGCTGTGTTTCATGCAAGAGCTTATTCGGGATTCTTCGAGTTTCGCTGAATTTTAACTTAAACAGAAGTATCAGGAATAAGTTGGAGAATATGATTGGTTCACAGCTAGATCAAGCAACATTGGACAATTTGCTTGTTCCATCCCCACAAGGAATCAATTACTTGTATGATGTCAGTCTTGTTCTAAGGTTTTTGAAATCATTTCTGCGTGATGGAGGAACCTGTCAAGCCTCTCCAATCCGATTAAGGAAAGTTTCTGGCTTGATTGATTTGTATATAGCAGAAGTAGCCCCAGATCCTTGTTTGAAGCCTTCAAAGTTTCTGGCTTTAGCTATAGCCCTGCCAGATTCGGCAAGAGACTCCTATGATGAGCTCTACCATGCCATAGACATGTATCTACAG GTGCACGCAGGATTGTCCGAAGACAAAAAGATGAAAATATGTTGTGTACTGAACTATGAGAAGCTCTCGGCAGAGACTTGCATACACCTTTCAAAGAACACAAAATTTCCATCAAAATCTGCAGTCCAAGCTCTTGTCTCTCAGCAATCCAAGCTCAAAAAGTTACTCCAAACACCCAACAACTTTAATTCCCATGCCACCTCCCCTTATAGCGCCACTACTGAGGCAAAAAATTGGGGATTAAGGAAAGATGATGCCAACGAACAACATGTGCTTTATGCCGGAAAACTCGGTCTCTCAACTGACAACGAGAAGCTCAGAGCACATGTGCAAGGCATGCAATGCAGGGTCATGGAATTGGAGAAAGTTTGCAAGAAAATGCAATCTCAAATGGCAAAGTTTACAAAATCGAAAGCATCAAGCCACAGCCATACAAGATCTTTGCCCAAACTTTGTTCATGA
- the LOC126609899 gene encoding scarecrow-like protein 32, with amino-acid sequence MKTEVRGSITSISLQNPSTALFNTSQGTSLTGALTGCLGSLDGACIEKLLLHCASALESNDVTLAQQVMWVLNNVASSVGDPNQRLTSWILRALISRASKVCPTPMNFNGSSSTSTIPSRLMSVTELAGYVDLIPWHRFGYCASNSAIFKAIQGCPKVHILDFSITHCMQWPTLIDALAKRPEGPPLLRVSVPNWRPQVPPLLNVSSEEVGLRLGNFSRFRDVPFEFNVIENSSSLELLVTSELNPSSLDLREDEVLVVNCQNWLRYLSDEPRGTPGHQDGSMRNTFLNTIRSLNPRIIVVVDEDSDLSAPSLTSRITTCFNYLWIPFDSLDTFLPKDSTQRMDYESDVGHKIENIIGFEGHKRIERLESGVTMSQRLRNIGFSSTIFCEETAREVKALLDEHASGWGMKREEDMLVLTWKGHNSVFATAWVPNPNGLLIED; translated from the coding sequence ATGAAAACTGAAGTTCGAGGAAGCATTACCTCCATTTCTCTCCAAAATCCAAGTACTGCTCTCTTCAACACCTCTCAGGGCACGTCCCTCACCGGTGCGCTTACCGGGTGTCTCGGAAGCCTCGACGGGGCATGTATTGAGAAGCTACTACTTCACTGTGCAAGTGCCCTAGAGAGCAATGATGTGACCTTGGCTCAACAAGTGATGTGGGTGCTCAACAATGTTGCCTCTTCTGTTGGTGACCCTAACCAAAGGCTCACCTCATGGATCTTGAGGGCACTAATTTCAAGAGCCTCAAAGGTTTGCCCTACACCTATGAATTTTAATGGAAGCAGTAGCACTAGTACCATTCCGAGTAGGTTGATGTCGGTGACCGAGCTAGCCGGGTATGTTGATCTAATCCCATGGCACCGATTCGGATACTGTGCATCAAATAGTGCAATTTTTAAGGCAATTCAAGGGTGCCCAAAAGTTCATATCTTAGATTTTAGTATCACTCATTGTATGCAATGGCCTACTTTAATAGATGCATTGGCCAAAAGGCCTGAGGGTCCTCCTTTGCTTAGAGTCTCTGTGCCTAATTGGAGGCCACAAGTCCCTCCTTTGCTCAATGTTTCAAGCGAAGAAGTTGGTCTTCGTTTGGGGAATTTCTCTAGGTTTAGAGATGTCCCTTTTGAGTTCAATGTGATTGAAAACTCATCCTCTTTGGAATTGCTAGTTACCTCTGAATTAAACCCTTCCTCACTAGACCTCCGGGAAGATGAGGTTTTGGTTGTGAATTGTCAAAATTGGTTACGCTATCTTTCCGATGAGCCACGTGGTACCCCTGGCCATCAAGATGGTTCGATGCGCAACACTTTCCTTAACACGATTAGATCCCTTAACCCTAGAATCATAGTTGTGGTAGATGAAGATTCTGATCTTAGTGCACCAAGTCTTACCTCAAGAATAACAACTTGTTTTAATTATCTTTGGATACCCTTTGATTCCTTGGATACATTCTTGCCCAAAGATAGTACCCAAAGGATGGATTATGAATCTGATGTTGGTcacaaaattgaaaacattaTTGGTTTTGAAGGGCACAAAAGAATAGAGAGGTTGGAGTCAGGTGTCACAATGTCACAAAGATTGAGAAACATTGGTTTTTCAAGTACTATATTTTGTGAAGAGACTGCTAGGGAAGTGAAGGCCTTGCTAGATGAACATGCAAGTGGTTGGGGCATGAAACGTGAAGAAGATATGTTGGTGCTCACATGGAAGGGACACAACTCAGTTTTTGCCACAGCTTGGGTCCCAAATCCAAATGGGTTGCTAATTGAGGATTAA
- the LOC126611737 gene encoding uncharacterized protein LOC126611737 has product MKKLGQKGRVQESRMRLGTWNIGTLTGKSMEIVEVMVRRRINIMCLQETRWVGLKAKDVENSGFKLWYSGTNRTRNGVGIIVDKTLTQDVVDVKRVGDRIMAIKIVIGQEIINVISAYAPQVRLDTSSNEKFWEDLGDLVQGIAQTEKLFIGGDLNGHVGRETSNYRGFHGGHGFGERNEDGEAILDFAMAYDLFLANTFFKKREEHVITYKSGSSKTQIDFLLMRKGDRITCKDCKVIPGESLANQHRLLVMDVHIKRVRKKNKTWNKAFAN; this is encoded by the exons atgaagaagctaggacagaagggtagagttcaagagagtagaatgcgtttaggaacgtggaatataggaaccttaacgggaaaatctatggaaatagtggaagttatggtgaggagaaggataaatattatgtgcctacaagaaactaggtgggttggtcttaaggcaaaggatgtagaaaactcagggtttaaactttggtattcgggcacaaatagaacgagaaacggtgttggcatcatcgtggacaaaaccttgacacaagatgttgtagatgtcaagagggtaggagatagaatcatggcaatcaagattgtaataggacaagaaatCATCAATGtcattagtgcgtacgcacctcaagtaaggttggatacgagttcgaatgagaaattttgggaagaccttggagacttggtgcaaggaattgcccagacggagaagttatttataggaggagatttaaatggacacgtgggcagggagacaagCAACTATAGAGGTTtccatggtggccatggttttggggagagaaacgaggatggggaagctatcttggattttgcaatggcatatgatctattcttagccaacaccttctttaagaagagagaagaacatgtgatcacttacaaaagtgggtcgtcaaaaacacaaatagattttcttctaatgaggaaaggggatcgtataacttgtaaggattgcaaagttataccgggagagagcttggctaatcaacatcgcttgttggtgatggatgtacatatcaaaagagtgagaaaaaagaacaagacttggaa TAAAGCTTTTGCCAACTGA